From Stenotrophomonas sp. SAU14A_NAIMI4_8:
AATGCGACAGCTACGGCACGGTGACACAATGTTGATCAGAACGCCTCGAAGATCGGCTTCGTGCAATTCGCATAGACCTCTTCACACGGCCCCGGGCCGTCGTTCCTGCACTGCGTCTGGGCGGCCCGTCGAGCGAGTTCGGGGTTTGGACCTCCGCCCACACCTCCCCTGCCCCTACCAGTGCGACCTTTGGGAACGAGCCAGGACACACACTGATTGTAGTAACTCATGGTGACCGTGCAGTCTTTGGCACCCGCGGTTGCACACCGCGAAACGGCCAACGCCTCAGCCTCGCCCTTCGTTCGTTTCCCATCGGAAACGCCTGCGTCATCTGACGTCGCTGATTCTGCGATGGATCCCCACGTCTTTATCCAATGCCCGGTTGGAGAGTTGGCGGGGACTTCGGTCTGGCCACTAGTGCCCGACGTTCCACTTGGAATAGGCGCACAGCCCTGCACGCCTTGCCCGCCAATGGGGTAGTAGCCTGGAGGGCAGCTTCCGCCTTCTGCCGACGCGGTGCCGACGCTTCCGATGAGGAGCAGGATCAAACCCGCAACCACTGCCTTTATCCACATCAACACAATTACCTCGCACAGTTGGCACTGACAAAATGCTGTACCTGCATCCTCAATTCGGTTGCACTATCTACCAGAACACCAAGCGCTATGACCGAAGACGTCTTGGTCCGACCCGAGATGCCGGACCCACGTCTTACCAGGTTCCCAGCTCCGTCCAGCTAGTTTCCACGCACCCACCGCCCCCGTCAGGCTCGAAAAGTGGCAGACCAATTACGACAGTATCAGAACTCTTCGAAGATCGGCTTCGTACAGTTCGCGTAGATCTGCTCACAGGGACCCGGACCGTCGTTCTTGCAGTGCGCCTGCGCTGAAAATCGAGCAAGCTCCGGACTCGGCCCGCTCGCAATCGCTGCCTCCCCCCGGCCAGTGCGACCCTTGGGAATTAGCCACGATACGCATTGATTGAAGTAACTCATGGTGATCTTGCAGACGCCGCCACCGCCAGTGGTGCACTTCGACAACGCTACCTTCTCCGCTTCATCCTTTGTTCGCTTGCCATCGGAAACACCAACATCATCTGAGGTAGTGGACGAAGCAATGGATCCCCAAGTCTTTATCCAATGCCCGGTCGGAGAATTTGCCGGAACTTCGGACTGGCCGCCACTTCCTGAAGAACCACCCGGAATTGGCGCACAACCCTGCGCTCCTTGCCCGCCAATCGGATAATAGCCTTGAGGACAGCTTCCACCTTCTGCAGATGCAGTGCTGGCGCTCCCAAGGAAGAGCGATACCACAACCGCCAGCACCACCGATATCTGCTTCATCACCATCACCTCACGACGTCTGCACGGGAGAAAGGCGTTGCTGCGCTCCTGTCGACCGAGCGGCAATCGTAGTTGTCATGCGCGCTGCCGTGGCGACATGGGACAACAAAGCACACACACGCTCGCGATACACCTTTACAAGGCACTCCAGGATCAGGCAAATCAACGTGCAGCCTCTTGGTCTGATTTGCGATACCGGTCCTGCCCCGAACAGAACAGCTGTATCCAGAGGGTAGCCCAGAAGCTCCAGCGTGATCCAATGCCAATGAAGGACCTACGGTCAACCAGCTACTCGCTCGCCCAAAGCGGGTTCATCAGCACTGAGCGTGCATCGAGTGGATATCAATCCGTCTTCGGCCAACTCAAGCGCGAAATGCTTATGCTTATCAAGGCGACATCAAAACTCTTCAAAAATTGGCTTCGTGCAGTTCGCGTAAATCTCCTCACAGGGACCCGGGCCGTCGTTCTTGCAGTGCGCCTGCGCTGAGAATCGAGCATCTTCTGGCGTCGGCCCCCCACCTATCCCCGAAGCGCCCTGCCCGCTGCGCCAACGAGGAATCAACCAAGAGACGCACTGATTGTAGTAGCTCATGGTGATCTTACAGTTCTTGGCACCTGCACTCGCACACCGCGCAATAGCAGCCGCCTCGGCCTCAGCCTTCGTCCGCTTACCATCGGACACGCCAGCATCATCTGAAGTAGTGGACTCAGATATGGATCCCCACGTCTTTATCCATCGACCAGTCGGTGAATTGGCTGGGACCTCAGACTGAGACACCCCACCCGAGGCCCCGCCAGGAATAGGAGCGCAACCCTGAACCCCCTGCCCACCGATAGGGTAGTAGCCAGGAGGACAGCTTCCGCCCTCTGCAGACGCAGTGCCGACGCTTCCAAGGAACATTGAGCCAATACACGTCACCACGGCCAACATCCACTTCATCTCAATCACCTTGGGGATTTTCAATCAGCAAGCCGAAGTCATGCGGTGTTAGTGTTTGCGTTTCCACGCATGCCCGACTGCCCCTGCTGCAAATCAGTACCTGCGTGAATTCGAGGAGCTAAGCCCTCACCACCAAAACTTGGTCGAGCACCACTATTGGCCGGCGCTTCAGGCCTATAACCCTGCCCACCGCTGGAGCCCGGAGGCTGACCGTTCGGGCCTTGCGATACAGGCACCGGGCTGCCGCCTATCTGGGAATATGCCATGAAGCTGCCCAGCGTGCCCTGGAAATCGGCGTGGTGCAATTCGCGTAGATCTGCTCACAGGGACCCGGACCGTCGTTCTTTCAGTGCGCCTGCGCTGAAAATCGACCATCTTCTGGCGTCGCCCCCCGCCCTGTTCCCTAAGCGCCCTGCCCACTGCGCCCACGAGGAATCACCCAAGAGACGCACTGAATGTAGTAGCTCATGGTGATCTTACGGTTCTTGGCACCTACGCTCGCACACCGCGCAGCAGCCGCCGCCTCGGCCTGAGCCTTCGTTCGCTTACCATCAGACACACCAGCATCATCTGAAGTAGTGGATTCCGATATGGATCCCAACGTTTTTATCCAATGCCCGGTCGGAGAGTTGGCGGGACTTCAGTCTGGCCGCTACTACCCGAAGATCCACCTGGAAAGGCGCACAACCCCGTACGCCCTCTCCTCCTGTGGGATACATGCCGGATGGACAGTCACCCTCAGCCTGAACTGGATTCATGCCGTACATGCTCAGGCAGATCAGGGCGGCGGACACGCGCAACACGCGCCCCCCCCCCCTTCACGGCTGTGGTGCCGGAACGAGCCGAACATGCAGTCAGTAAGCGCGGAACTCCGCGAAACTGCATGCGGAGTAGGCAATCTCACAAACCTGTCCATTCCTCAATCGCGAACAACTGGAAACCGCGTTGGCACGGGCCTTCGCTTCAGACGGCGCGCGCGCGATTACCGCCTGACCCACCGGCGAGCCTCCCTTCACGTTCATCGGGTCCGCAATTGCGACACACTGATTGTAATAGGTCATTCGCACAGCACACTCCTTGCCCCCCAACCGAACGCACTCTGCCAAAGCCATGCGTTTGGCCTCTGCTTCGGACCCGCGGGACCGTACGACACCTGTCACCAGCGTCGCGCCGAGGCGATCAGCGCTGTCATCCGCGATGGCCCCCCAGCGATCTTCCCACACGCCAGGGGTTGCGCGAGGCTGGCTCTGCGCCTGCGGCACTGCTCGGCCGGGGATCGGTGCGCAGCCTTGGACACCCTACCCCCCGATGGGATAGAACCCAGCCGGGCAATTGCCCTCGGCAAGAGCCACTGAGGACAACGTCATGAGGGCCACCAACAGATTCAAACTGAAACGCGTTCCCACATGCCCTCCGGAATCGATCCTACCGACATCACCTCGCACGTTTGTTCGCGCCCCGCGGAGTTGATCAAGTACAAATTCCGCCATGGGAACACGAAACTGAGCTAACCGCCGGCATTACTAATGTCACGCGCACCAGCCTGCCCCCGAACGAGCGGGACCACCATCAATAGCGCTTGAAGAAAGGCTCACTACAAGCCGAATAAATCGATCTGCATTGAGATCCTCCTTTGTTTCGGCAGTTCTGCAGGGCAGACTGAGTCGCTTCCTTTACGGTCGCAGCGCTGACGTAGTTTGTTCCAGTTGAAGCCAGTTCTGAAACAACTGCCGCCACGCACTGATTCTGATAGACGAACTCAACCTTGCATGGACCGCCAGCCCTCTTCTCACAGTTCTCAATCGCCCTGCTCCGCGCTGTGCGTTCGCTGAACGCACCGACTGCAGCGCCGCCCTCCTTTCCCTCAATTGCACCGGCCAGAGCTCCCCACGTCTTGACCCATTCTCCTGTCAGTCGCTCGGACGCCGGCGCGGAAGGAGACGCACTCGTCCCTGAAGGCTGCTGTGCACCAGGGATCGGCGCACAGCCTCTCACGCCCTGTCCGCCAATGGGATACATCCCCGGAGGGCATCCGCCTTCCGCCCGCACCACTGGAGCGGCAAAGAACCCAAACATTACCAGTGCAAAACAGATCAAACGATGTGACATAGCAGACCTCACCCCCTATCGTTGTTAGCGACACCTCGCTGCCCCGTGCCAGTAGTTGAGTCACTACCGAAACCGGAACGCTGCCCGCTGGAATCGTTCATTCTCTGCCCGGTATCGTGCGCAATGGGAGTGGGCGCGATTGCAGTCCCGCCGCTACCTGACCCATGCGAACCCGGCGGCTGCCCATTCGGGCCCGGCGATGCAGGTACGGCACTCCCGCCTATCTGCGAATATGCCATGAAGCTACCCAGGGTGCCCTGGAAGAACATCGCCGCCATTGGGGGCGCAGTCAGGATCAGCGTCGTGAGAATAAGCCCCATGCCGCCCTGCTGCAGCGCCATGCTGGACATGCCCTCGGTGAAATTCTCGCCCATCAGGGCACCGGCTAGCGTGCTCCCCCAAAACGCGAAGGCAACCTTGGCAACCATCTTCATTGCAATGGCCGTCATTGCGGCAAGTACCGCCATTGAGAACATCGTGCCTATGCCATACAGCAACCATTTCTGGAACAGCTGCTTGGTCTGTTCAAATAGCAGGCACAAGATGAACAGCGGACCGAGGCCAATGAAGAGGGCCAGCGCTACTTCGTAGAGCAGCAACATCGAGCCTGCAGTCACGGCAGGACCACCGGTACCCATGCCGATAAACCACATGGTCCGCGTTTTCGCATTGTCCAGAGTGACATCACCCACGACGTCCAGCGTATCCACAGACGCCAGTGCAAGCTGCATGTAGCCAAGGTTCCGGTCAATGAGGTCTTCCGGCGATTCGTCCTCACCCGTAATCACATGAGTGATTTCGTTCTTTACGTCCTTGTTGAGGAAGCTGTGAAGATTGCTACCAAACATGGCCATCGTCGTGGCGACCGATACGATAAGCGCTGCCTTGGCCATGTTGGTTACAAGCACCATCATGGAATCCCGGCTCTGGCCGGTGGCTATGCGATAGCCCTGAATGAGAACCCACAGAGTCATCAATGTCAGCGCCATGGCGCCGACCCACTTCATCACGCGTCCCAGCAGATCAACGCCAAACTCAGCGATCTCCTTATGCAGGTAGTCGAGGATCAGCCTGAAGAACATGAAGTCGCCAATGGACGACGTCACGTGAAGGTTCTGCAACATATCCAGTGCATTCAAGCCAAATGCACCACCGACCATCCCTAGACTCATGACATCACCTGATTAAAGAACGCAGCATTGGCCAACCGGCGTCTGCATTAGAGGGACAACGCCGCCTTGAGTGCAGCGGTCTTGACGACGGTTCCCAACGGCGATCGTGTCCCCTTGAGCGCGCGCTCAGTCAGGAACTCCTGTTGGCGCTCCAGGGCCGAGATCTGCCGGTCATACATCTTGATGCGCGTTTCCCATGCGGTGAAGTCCGCCTGCATGTACGAGTCGGACAGTTGGGCATTGGTCATGGTTTCCGTCATTCCGCCTTCCTTGGACGTCAGCTCGCGAATGCTCTTGATCTTGTCAAGGACGCCGCGAATCTCCGGAAGCGTATCCTGGACGACACTGATGGTTTCGTTGTATTTCTTGTTCTGGATGAGCTGGATCGCCGCGCAGATCTCCTTCTGCTGCTGTGCGATATCACCCTTGGGATTGAGCTTCATCGCCGAAAGCAGATCACCGATCCCACCGATCACGCCCAAGCCACAGCGTTCGGAAACATTCCAGTCATCCGGAACAGGCGTCAACGTGATGCCCGAGGGCATGTTCGGAGCGGCGATGATCTGCTGGAACTGGGCCAGCTTCTGCAGCCAGTTCTGCGTTGTGTCATAGAAGCGCTTGTACTGCTCGCCGTACTCGATAAAGGCCTCAGCCTGACTGGTCAGGGTATTGACCTCGGTCATCGTGCCGTTGAACAGCTGCATGCCGATCTCGACTACCGGAAGCGTGTAGGCCTGGACAGGCGCCACCAGCATCGCCGTCAGGCTTGCACCCATCAGCGAGGTACGGATGCGGGAGGACAGGGACTTCTTCTTGAGAGCGCGAGGTGCGGTTTCCATGTTCTTCTCCATCGTAATCAAGGGGCTTGCTGCGTTCACGTCCGTTGCGACAGTCATGCTGCAACCTCCTTATTGTTGGATGCGGGCTTTCCAGAGCCCTTCCGGTTCTTGTAGAAATCTTCCAGCCACTGCTCCGGCGTCAGCTCATCGACCGTTACGCGGGCACGCACGGCAGCGCTCTGCAGCACACGGTGCATGACGTCGATGTTGTCGGTGGATGCAGAGATCACCGACAGGATGTCGTCCATGCCGCGCAGGTTGAGCTGGCACACGCTGGAAGCGTGGCCCTGCTTGACCAGGAAACAGCGTGAGCGCTCATCCAGCGCGGTGACGACACGGAACTCGGCCTCGGTCAGCTTCAGGCCGTCCATGTAGTCGCTCTTGCTGGCGTTCGGGTTCGGCAGCAGGATCAGCGTGGCGGTCTGTTCGATCAGGGCAGCGGAGATGTCGCTCTTCAGCGCGTCTTCCGGGCTCTGCGTGGCGAAGATGCCCAGCCCATTCTGCTTACGGATGGTCTTCTGCTTGTTCTTGGCGAACTCCTTCAGGCCACCCTCGCCGTCCAGGATCTTCCAGAATTCGTCCATCACGTAGATCAGCGGACGACCGTCGATCAGCGATTCCAGTCGGTGCAGCAGGTAGTTGATGACCGGCACGCGCACTTCGGGGTTGTCGATGATGTCGGTGTAGTCAAAGCCAATGATGTTGGCCTTGCTCAGGTCCACGGTATCAACGGGGTTGTCGAACACCCAGCCCAGCGAGTTGCCCGAGGTCCAGCGGCGCATGCGCGCGTACAGACCGTCGTCGCCCATGTTGGGCAGGCTCTTCTGGAAGTTGGTCATGCTGCGCAGGTGCATGGGCGTGTCCAGCATGCTTTCCACCGCGCGGTAGATGTCTTCCTCTTCGCGGGCGCTGTATTCGCGCTTGCCGGCCAGCACCTTGATCAGGTCGGCCAGGAACTGCACGTTGGCTTCGCTGTTTTCGCACTGGAACGGATTGAAGCCGGTCGGCGCGCCGTTCTCCAGGGCCAGGTAGTTGCCGCCACAGGCACGCACGAAGATCTCTGCGCCGCGGTCCTTGTCGAAGAAGAAGATCGTCGGCGACGGGTCGTACTTCTGCACCTGGCTGAGCAGGAAATTGATCAGCGCGGTCTTACCGGTACCGGACTTACCGATCACCATGGTGTTGGCGATGGCCTTTTCACCCAGCGAATTCTCGGAGGGATGGGTGGCGTGGAAGTTGAAGTAGTACGGCTGGCCGTTGGTGGTCTGCAGCGTGGTGACGCAGTCGCCCCACGGGTTGTTGTGCTGCTTGCCGGTGGCGAAGTTGTGCAACGGCGACAGGCCCAGGAAGTTCAGCGAGCTGACGTTGGCCAGCCGCGTGCGATAGCGCCAGTTGCCCGGCAGCTGCGAGTAGAACGACGAGGTGACGGCCAGGTCTTCCTTGGTCGATACGAACCCAGCGTTGGACAGCTCGGCGCGGGTGGTGGCCACGTTCTGCGAGAGCTTGGCCTGGCTGTCGCCGTAGACCGTCATCATGAAGTGGTACTCGCCCAGCACGAAATTGCCTGAGGAGAGCTGATCCATGGCCTGGTCCAGCTCCACGATCTGACTGACCGCCTTGTCACCGGACGAGATCATCATGCCCTTGGTGCGGTCCAGCACCTTCAGAGCATCCTGGCGCCCCATCGGGCTGAAGGAGTGGGTGATGACGTATTCGTAGTCCAGATACTTCAGACCGTTGAGGATGCCCGGGTAGGTTCCCTCGGCATACTCCTTGATGTTCAGGATGGCGCCGAAGTGATTGACGCCATTGGGCGTATTGATGACGAAGTCACCGGTCTTGGCCGAGAACATGTGCCGGCTGACCGGCAGGTAGTCCTTCACGGGAGCCGACAACACCGGCACCGGCTCATCAATGCGGTTGATGAGGTAACCAAACAGCTCCAGCGTTTCCGAGAACACCACGCCGTTCTTGGCCTCGTACATGCCCAAGCGGTAAGGCGCGTAGTCGCGGATCACCGCTTCAACGTTGCCCGCCAGTTCCAGCAGCTTCTCGACCGCCTGCTCCTGCTCGGCGCGCAGCTTTTCGATGTTGGCGGACTTTTCGACGAAGCGCTTTCCGGCCACGACCGGCCTGAAGATCATGGTCAGATACAGTTCGTTCTGCATGATGCGCTGCGACGACAGCATGCCCATGTACTGATCGGACACGTCCTGGTTGAACCGCTGCTTGTACTCGCTCTTGCCCTTCAGCGTGCGACGGCGACGGATGTCATGCACCCAGAAGGCGACGTTGACGAAATCCGGCGCGCGCAGGGTCTGCAGCAGCCGGTTGAAGGTGTTGTGCCGATGCTCGAGCTCCCATTCCTCACGGCCCACGAACGGCAAGCCTTCCAGATGCCAGGTCATGAGATAGTCGCCGCCCGTGGTCTTCACCACGTTCGGTGCCACATGTGATGACAACGGAATGAATTCGCTGATGGAGGTGTCTGGACTGAACATGCGACGGCTTCCAAAGGGGTACTGCAGAAGTGGTTTGAAGCTGCACCGGCCAGCCTGTCGGCCGGCCGGTGCATGTGGCCCTCAATCCTTGGGGGCCGGCTTGGTGCGGTAGTGATTCGGGTTGAACACCCACATCCCATCGTGTTCCTGCACATTGCGGGCGCGCAGCTTGAACAGCAGCCGCAGGCCCAGCAGCCGGAAGATCATCTCGTCACGCTTGGCCATCTGCCGCATGATGAAAATGGCCACCGGTATGGTGAGCAGGAACCAGAAATTGGTGTAGACGCTCAGCAACAGCAACCCGCCCGCCACCATGAAGAAAGGCAGGTAGGGCACGCCCAGAAACATGGCCGGGCGCGTGCAACCCCGAAACAGTACGTTCTTATGCACTGTAGTACTGGATGGCGTTCTGGATCAGGAAGGTGGTGCCGCCGCCCGAGTTGGAGCAGTTGCCATCGCTGCCGTCACCCAGCAGCATGCGCGCGATCTGGCTGGCAGCGCCGATCAGAACGCCACCGATCAGGATAGGCGCCACTTCAGAGATGCGCTTGTGAGCGAAGGCGATCTGGTAACCGGCAAAGATGACGGCGATGGTGACCACCGCGATCGAGGCCATGTTCAGCAGGCCGTTGATGTTGTCGAAGAAGCCACAGACCTTGGTGTCGGTGCCGCCGTAGTCGGGACCGCCGGCGAACACCTGCGGCGCGAACACGGCGCCGACGAAAAGGGTGGCCATCAGCAGCGACTTCAGCGTGCGCTGCGCCTGGACGAGGTCAATATTGGATCGCTTCATGGATTGATTTCCTTGTTGATGGACTAACAGAACTGAATCGACCAGCCGGGGGACTGGCCGCACCACGACTTCGTCAGAACACGAAGGCCGCATCCCCTGCGGGAATCTGTTGCACCGGCAGCTGCTGGGCCGGCGCGTTATAGACGTTTTCCTGGGCGGCGGTCGGCTGTTCGCGCTCGCCCCAGGGGCGCAGCATGACCGGCTGCTCGCCAGAGGCCGCCATTCCCGGCAGCTGTTGCGGCATTGCCTGCGGACCGGGGGCGCCGGCTGCCTGCGGCAGCTGCTGCGGATAAGCCTGCCCCTGCGCACCCTGTGCCGCAGCCTGTTGCGGCTGCATCATGCGGTCCACCGAGCCCAGCACCACGCGCGACAGCGCCTGATCGGCAAGGTTCAACGCACTGCTGCGCGCCATCGCGCCCGCCGACGGGTAGACCGTGTAGGCACGGGCCGGATCGTTGGACGGCACGTACACCGGCGCGTCGGCCTGGGCGACGATGCGCGACTGCACCGGCGACAGGGTCTGCGGATGGTGTTCAACCTTCACCGTACGACGCTCGCCGCGGCTGACCACATCGATCGGCAGTGCGCCATTGCTGGCCACCTGCTGCCCACGGCGCATCGAATCGTAGATCTTCTGCACGTAGCCATGGCGGAAGCCGGTGGTGAAATTACCCGAGTAGTAGCAGCTGAACGACTTGCCCCAGTCCTGGCCGGAACGCTTGTAGCATTCGGCCAGGATGCGCGAGCCCGCCTGCAGGTTGGCGCACTGTTGGAAGGCTTTTTCGTACGAATCCAGGCCGTACTTGGCCAGGTTGTAGCGGTTCACCTGGGCCAGGCCGACCGAGAAGTTGTAACCCTTCTCTTCCAGCATGCGCACGGTGGCCAGCGCTTCATCCAGCGCCTTGGGCTGGCGCACCAGCGCGCCGCCCACCACGCCGATGGCGAAGGGGTTGCGCGAGGATTCCACGTTGATGACGTGCTGCATGACGTCCATGGACACGGCCATTTCCGGGCATGCCATCATTTCCAGGCCTGGCAACATCGTTCAACCCTCCTGCCCCTGGGCGCGCCCAGGATTGAAATCAATGCCGGTGATGTAACGCGAACCGGCATGCGCCTTGATATGCACCACGATGTCGATGGTCATCATCAGCAGACGCTTGATGACCTCGAATTCCAGGCCAGAGCCCTCCGTGGAGGCCTTCACCATCAGCGCCAGCTGGTCCCAGGTCTGCTCCGGGCTGCCGGCATGGCAGCTAGTGATGGAACCGGGGTGACCGGACGCGCAGTTACGGATGAAGTAGAACGCTTCATCGCCACGCAGCTCGGCCAGGATGATGCGCTCGGGCTTCATGCGCAGGCAGGCTTCCATGCAGCTCTTGGCGGTGACGTTGCTGGCACTCTGGCCGCCCTTGGAGTACAGCAGGTGAACCACGTTGGGCTGGGTCAGGAACAGCTCGCGTGCGTCCTCGATGGTGACCAGGCGTTCGCTGTCTGGAATGTGGTTGACCAGTGCCTTCATGAAGGTGGTCTTGCCACTACCGGTGGCGCCGGACACCACGATGTTCTTGCGATACATCACCGCACGCCGGAAGAACTCGGCGTATTCGCGCGAATGCCGCAGCTCCAGCAGCTCGCGGTCCTGCTCGCTCAGGCTGCCGTCCTGCTCCAGGATCTGGTTGAAGAACCCGTCTTCGTGATACTGGGTGAGCGACTTGGTGTGCTTGGACG
This genomic window contains:
- a CDS encoding VirB4 family type IV secretion/conjugal transfer ATPase, which encodes MFSPDTSISEFIPLSSHVAPNVVKTTGGDYLMTWHLEGLPFVGREEWELEHRHNTFNRLLQTLRAPDFVNVAFWVHDIRRRRTLKGKSEYKQRFNQDVSDQYMGMLSSQRIMQNELYLTMIFRPVVAGKRFVEKSANIEKLRAEQEQAVEKLLELAGNVEAVIRDYAPYRLGMYEAKNGVVFSETLELFGYLINRIDEPVPVLSAPVKDYLPVSRHMFSAKTGDFVINTPNGVNHFGAILNIKEYAEGTYPGILNGLKYLDYEYVITHSFSPMGRQDALKVLDRTKGMMISSGDKAVSQIVELDQAMDQLSSGNFVLGEYHFMMTVYGDSQAKLSQNVATTRAELSNAGFVSTKEDLAVTSSFYSQLPGNWRYRTRLANVSSLNFLGLSPLHNFATGKQHNNPWGDCVTTLQTTNGQPYYFNFHATHPSENSLGEKAIANTMVIGKSGTGKTALINFLLSQVQKYDPSPTIFFFDKDRGAEIFVRACGGNYLALENGAPTGFNPFQCENSEANVQFLADLIKVLAGKREYSAREEEDIYRAVESMLDTPMHLRSMTNFQKSLPNMGDDGLYARMRRWTSGNSLGWVFDNPVDTVDLSKANIIGFDYTDIIDNPEVRVPVINYLLHRLESLIDGRPLIYVMDEFWKILDGEGGLKEFAKNKQKTIRKQNGLGIFATQSPEDALKSDISAALIEQTATLILLPNPNASKSDYMDGLKLTEAEFRVVTALDERSRCFLVKQGHASSVCQLNLRGMDDILSVISASTDNIDVMHRVLQSAAVRARVTVDELTPEQWLEDFYKNRKGSGKPASNNKEVAA
- a CDS encoding TrbC/VirB2 family protein, which encodes MKRSNIDLVQAQRTLKSLLMATLFVGAVFAPQVFAGGPDYGGTDTKVCGFFDNINGLLNMASIAVVTIAVIFAGYQIAFAHKRISEVAPILIGGVLIGAASQIARMLLGDGSDGNCSNSGGGTTFLIQNAIQYYSA
- the virB11 gene encoding P-type DNA transfer ATPase VirB11 — translated: MDAEVSPIALVSSEFLRYQYEVLGIAEYMSSPDVTEICINRPGELYLETRAGWQRVDVPGLTFERARQFCTAVVNESNTGQRITDADPVVSLTFPTGQRAQFVIPPACDAGKVSITIRLPSKHTKSLTQYHEDGFFNQILEQDGSLSEQDRELLELRHSREYAEFFRRAVMYRKNIVVSGATGSGKTTFMKALVNHIPDSERLVTIEDARELFLTQPNVVHLLYSKGGQSASNVTAKSCMEACLRMKPERIILAELRGDEAFYFIRNCASGHPGSITSCHAGSPEQTWDQLALMVKASTEGSGLEFEVIKRLLMMTIDIVVHIKAHAGSRYITGIDFNPGRAQGQEG
- a CDS encoding DUF4189 domain-containing protein, which codes for MKQISVVLAVVVSLFLGSASTASAEGGSCPQGYYPIGGQGAQGCAPIPGGSSGSGGQSEVPANSPTGHWIKTWGSIASSTTSDDVGVSDGKRTKDEAEKVALSKCTTGGGGVCKITMSYFNQCVSWLIPKGRTGRGEAAIASGPSPELARFSAQAHCKNDGPGPCEQIYANCTKPIFEEF
- a CDS encoding DUF4189 domain-containing protein, producing the protein MWIKAVVAGLILLLIGSVGTASAEGGSCPPGYYPIGGQGVQGCAPIPSGTSGTSGQTEVPANSPTGHWIKTWGSIAESATSDDAGVSDGKRTKGEAEALAVSRCATAGAKDCTVTMSYYNQCVSWLVPKGRTGRGRGGVGGGPNPELARRAAQTQCRNDGPGPCEEVYANCTKPIFEAF
- a CDS encoding DUF4189 domain-containing protein — protein: MKWMLAVVTCIGSMFLGSVGTASAEGGSCPPGYYPIGGQGVQGCAPIPGGASGGVSQSEVPANSPTGRWIKTWGSISESTTSDDAGVSDGKRTKAEAEAAAIARCASAGAKNCKITMSYYNQCVSWLIPRWRSGQGASGIGGGPTPEDARFSAQAHCKNDGPGPCEEIYANCTKPIFEEF
- a CDS encoding VirB3 family type IV secretion system protein, with amino-acid sequence MHKNVLFRGCTRPAMFLGVPYLPFFMVAGGLLLLSVYTNFWFLLTIPVAIFIMRQMAKRDEMIFRLLGLRLLFKLRARNVQEHDGMWVFNPNHYRTKPAPKD
- a CDS encoding lytic transglycosylase domain-containing protein; protein product: MLPGLEMMACPEMAVSMDVMQHVINVESSRNPFAIGVVGGALVRQPKALDEALATVRMLEEKGYNFSVGLAQVNRYNLAKYGLDSYEKAFQQCANLQAGSRILAECYKRSGQDWGKSFSCYYSGNFTTGFRHGYVQKIYDSMRRGQQVASNGALPIDVVSRGERRTVKVEHHPQTLSPVQSRIVAQADAPVYVPSNDPARAYTVYPSAGAMARSSALNLADQALSRVVLGSVDRMMQPQQAAAQGAQGQAYPQQLPQAAGAPGPQAMPQQLPGMAASGEQPVMLRPWGEREQPTAAQENVYNAPAQQLPVQQIPAGDAAFVF
- a CDS encoding type IV secretion system protein codes for the protein MLQNLHVTSSIGDFMFFRLILDYLHKEIAEFGVDLLGRVMKWVGAMALTLMTLWVLIQGYRIATGQSRDSMMVLVTNMAKAALIVSVATTMAMFGSNLHSFLNKDVKNEITHVITGEDESPEDLIDRNLGYMQLALASVDTLDVVGDVTLDNAKTRTMWFIGMGTGGPAVTAGSMLLLYEVALALFIGLGPLFILCLLFEQTKQLFQKWLLYGIGTMFSMAVLAAMTAIAMKMVAKVAFAFWGSTLAGALMGENFTEGMSSMALQQGGMGLILTTLILTAPPMAAMFFQGTLGSFMAYSQIGGSAVPASPGPNGQPPGSHGSGSGGTAIAPTPIAHDTGQRMNDSSGQRSGFGSDSTTGTGQRGVANNDRG